A genomic stretch from Shewanella woodyi ATCC 51908 includes:
- a CDS encoding GGDEF domain-containing protein yields the protein MSNIAIALVTTGLLGLISAVMPTHQICNIPDHQHKGWVLLLTMIFMFIFGYLGYIWMLIDRDIGTLELIVATIFCGGGGFVFVISRMSKETIFKLQQTIHEKHYQAHHDLLTNLANRHQFYEELDSLISNEHHVFSCLMMDLNDFKMVNDTLGHAEGDHVLQVVAKRIQRILPKRGVAARLGGDEFAVVLPGMTLQGAIEISKTIQDTLSKDIQCENHALVIGISIGIAEYPKHGTNKKEIMKHADIAMYKAKATDGNYRVYSSHLD from the coding sequence ATGAGCAATATCGCTATCGCACTTGTCACGACTGGCTTACTGGGACTCATCTCTGCAGTAATGCCCACTCATCAGATATGCAATATTCCCGACCATCAGCATAAAGGTTGGGTCTTGCTGCTCACCATGATCTTTATGTTTATTTTCGGCTACCTAGGCTATATCTGGATGCTGATAGACAGAGATATTGGCACTCTTGAGCTTATCGTCGCCACGATATTCTGTGGTGGAGGCGGTTTTGTATTTGTTATCTCAAGAATGAGTAAAGAGACCATTTTTAAACTACAGCAAACGATCCATGAAAAGCATTATCAAGCTCACCATGATCTACTGACAAACCTAGCTAACCGCCACCAGTTTTATGAAGAACTGGATAGTCTAATCTCCAACGAACATCATGTTTTTAGCTGCTTAATGATGGATCTCAACGATTTTAAAATGGTCAATGACACATTGGGACATGCGGAGGGGGATCATGTGCTTCAAGTTGTCGCTAAACGTATTCAACGAATACTCCCTAAACGCGGTGTGGCAGCGCGCCTTGGGGGAGATGAGTTTGCAGTGGTACTTCCCGGAATGACATTGCAAGGAGCAATAGAGATAAGTAAGACAATACAGGATACATTGAGCAAAGATATTCAATGTGAAAATCACGCCTTAGTGATAGGAATAAGCATAGGCATTGCTGAGTACCCTAAACATGGTACCAACAAAAAAGAGATAATGAAGCACGCTGATATCGCCAT
- the ilvD gene encoding dihydroxy-acid dehydratase yields the protein MPKLRSATSTQGRNMAGARALWRATGVKDSDFGKPIIAISNSFTQFVPGHVHLKDMGSLVAGAIEEAGGIAKEFNTIAVDDGIAMGHGGMLYSLPSRELIADSVEYMVNAHCADALVCISNCDKITPGMMMAALRLNIPVIFVSGGPMEAGKTKLSGDIIKLDLVDAMVAGADERVSDEDSEKIERSACPTCGSCSGMFTANSMNCLTEALGLSLPGNGSMLATHADRRELFLEAGRRIMDLATRYYKHDDESALPRNIANFNAFENAMTLDIAMGGSSNTVLHLLAGAQEAKVDFTMDDIDRLSRKVPHLCKVAPSTPKYHMEDVHRAGGVMGILGELDRAGLIHNDAYHVAGKNLKEVLAKWDIAQSQDEAVRKFFSAGPAGIPTTKAFSQDCRWDSVDDDREGGCIRKREFAFSQEGGLAVLSGNIALDGCIVKTAGVEEENHTFIGSARVYESQDDAVAGILGGEVVAGDVVVIRYEGPKGGPGMQEMLYPTSYLKSRGLGKACALITDGRFSGGTSGLSIGHVSPEAAAGGTIGLVETGDRIEIDIPARSIKLAISDVELAARRSAMESRGKQAWKPVDRIREVSLALKAYALLATSADKGAVRDVSKLED from the coding sequence ATGCCAAAACTACGTTCAGCTACCAGTACCCAAGGTCGTAACATGGCTGGAGCCCGCGCTTTATGGCGTGCAACTGGAGTTAAAGACAGTGATTTCGGTAAGCCGATTATTGCGATTTCAAACTCTTTCACTCAATTTGTGCCGGGCCATGTTCACCTAAAAGATATGGGCTCATTGGTGGCTGGCGCCATCGAAGAAGCGGGCGGTATCGCAAAAGAGTTCAACACCATAGCTGTCGATGATGGTATCGCCATGGGCCACGGCGGCATGCTCTATAGCTTGCCCTCTCGTGAGCTGATTGCTGACAGTGTTGAGTATATGGTCAATGCCCACTGCGCCGATGCATTAGTTTGTATCTCTAACTGCGACAAGATAACCCCCGGCATGATGATGGCCGCGCTGCGCCTCAACATTCCAGTAATTTTTGTCTCTGGTGGTCCGATGGAAGCGGGTAAAACGAAGCTATCAGGGGATATCATCAAGCTAGATTTAGTTGATGCCATGGTGGCAGGGGCTGATGAACGCGTATCCGATGAGGATAGCGAGAAGATCGAGCGCAGTGCTTGTCCTACCTGTGGTTCATGTTCTGGCATGTTTACCGCTAACTCAATGAACTGTTTAACTGAAGCCTTAGGTCTGTCACTGCCGGGCAATGGCTCAATGCTTGCGACCCACGCCGATCGCCGTGAACTATTTTTAGAAGCGGGCCGCCGCATTATGGATCTGGCAACCCGTTACTATAAGCATGATGATGAGTCGGCACTGCCTCGCAATATCGCTAACTTTAATGCCTTTGAAAATGCCATGACCTTAGATATCGCCATGGGTGGATCGAGCAATACCGTATTGCACCTACTTGCTGGTGCTCAAGAAGCTAAAGTCGATTTCACCATGGATGATATAGACAGACTCTCTCGCAAGGTGCCTCACCTATGTAAAGTGGCTCCATCGACGCCTAAGTACCATATGGAAGACGTCCATCGCGCCGGAGGTGTGATGGGGATTTTAGGTGAGTTAGACAGAGCAGGGTTAATTCACAATGACGCGTACCACGTTGCAGGCAAGAACCTTAAAGAAGTGTTAGCTAAGTGGGATATCGCCCAGAGTCAAGATGAAGCCGTGCGTAAATTCTTCTCCGCAGGCCCTGCCGGTATTCCTACCACTAAAGCCTTTAGTCAAGATTGCCGCTGGGACAGTGTCGATGATGACCGTGAAGGCGGCTGTATTCGTAAGCGTGAGTTCGCCTTTAGCCAAGAGGGTGGCCTTGCGGTGCTTTCCGGTAATATCGCCCTCGATGGCTGTATCGTTAAGACCGCTGGTGTCGAGGAGGAGAACCACACCTTTATCGGTTCGGCGCGTGTGTATGAGAGTCAAGATGATGCGGTTGCTGGGATCCTCGGTGGTGAAGTTGTCGCTGGTGATGTAGTGGTTATCCGCTACGAAGGGCCAAAAGGCGGTCCAGGAATGCAGGAGATGTTATATCCCACCAGCTACCTTAAGTCTCGCGGTTTAGGTAAAGCTTGTGCCCTTATCACTGATGGTCGTTTCTCTGGTGGTACCTCAGGACTCTCTATCGGCCATGTGTCGCCAGAAGCGGCAGCGGGTGGCACCATAGGTCTTGTTGAGACAGGCGATAGAATTGAGATAGATATTCCAGCACGTTCAATCAAGTTAGCCATTAGTGATGTTGAGCTGGCTGCGCGCCGCAGTGCCATGGAGTCTCGTGGTAAGCAAGCGTGGAAGCCAGTTGATCGCATCAGAGAGGTCTCATTGGCCCTTAAAGCGTATGCGCTACTGGCAACCAGCGCCGACAAAGGCGCGGTTCGAGATGTCAGTAAGCTGGAGGATTGA
- the ilvA gene encoding threonine ammonia-lyase, biosynthetic → MLALASKSKLDLAHYYLQKTLLSSVYDVAKVTPLSSLNKLSARLGCQVFLKREDMQPVHSFKLRGAYNKMSELTAQECECGVVCASAGNHAQGVAMSAAARGISAVIVMPETTPDIKVDAVRRLGGEVVLHGQAFDQANAYAQNLAKTEGRVYVAPFDDEAVIAGQGTVAQEMLQQQRDLEVVFVPVGGGGLIAGIAAYYKAVMPQVKIIGVEPEDSACLKAALEADERVVLAQVGLFADGVAVKQIGAEPFRLAREYVDSVVTVTSDEICASVKDIFEDTRAIAEPAGALALAGLKKYMGSEGRGEKVAAILSGANVNFHSLRYVSERCELGEKKEAILAVKVPERPGIFLRFCELLEKRVMTEFNYRFSSRDKAVVFAGIRLSQGQEELDEIVARLESDGFEVQDLSHDETAKLHVRYMVGGHPPEALEERLFSFEFPEHPGALFKFLTTLQSKWNISLFHYRNHGAAYGRVLAGFEVPESDSLAFQQFLTELGFVYQEETQSPAYKLFLDNRD, encoded by the coding sequence ATGTTGGCATTAGCCTCAAAATCTAAACTGGATTTAGCCCACTATTATCTGCAGAAGACCTTGCTCTCTTCAGTGTATGACGTTGCCAAAGTGACGCCGCTGTCGAGCCTGAATAAGCTCTCGGCGCGTCTAGGCTGTCAGGTATTTCTTAAGCGTGAAGATATGCAACCTGTGCACTCATTTAAGCTGCGCGGCGCTTATAACAAGATGTCAGAGCTGACAGCACAGGAGTGCGAGTGCGGTGTGGTCTGCGCCTCGGCAGGGAACCATGCTCAAGGGGTCGCCATGTCGGCGGCCGCTCGTGGCATTAGCGCTGTGATTGTGATGCCGGAAACGACTCCAGATATCAAGGTTGATGCGGTGCGCCGTCTTGGCGGTGAAGTGGTGCTGCATGGGCAAGCGTTTGATCAAGCTAATGCCTATGCACAGAACTTGGCTAAAACAGAGGGGCGCGTATATGTGGCGCCCTTTGATGATGAGGCGGTCATCGCAGGACAAGGCACGGTTGCGCAAGAGATGCTGCAACAGCAGCGCGACCTTGAAGTGGTGTTTGTACCTGTTGGTGGCGGTGGCTTGATTGCGGGTATTGCCGCTTATTATAAAGCGGTGATGCCTCAGGTGAAGATTATCGGTGTTGAGCCGGAAGATTCAGCCTGCTTAAAAGCCGCCCTTGAGGCTGATGAGCGAGTGGTACTGGCGCAAGTGGGTCTGTTTGCTGACGGTGTGGCAGTAAAGCAGATAGGTGCTGAGCCCTTTAGGTTAGCCCGTGAGTATGTCGACAGTGTCGTGACGGTCACCTCTGATGAGATCTGTGCATCGGTGAAAGATATTTTTGAGGATACTCGCGCTATTGCTGAACCTGCGGGTGCTCTTGCGTTAGCAGGTCTGAAAAAATATATGGGCAGTGAAGGTAGAGGTGAGAAGGTGGCGGCGATTTTAAGTGGCGCCAACGTTAACTTCCATAGCCTACGTTATGTGTCTGAGCGCTGCGAATTGGGCGAGAAGAAGGAGGCGATTCTAGCGGTTAAAGTTCCTGAGCGTCCTGGTATCTTTCTGCGTTTTTGCGAGTTACTCGAAAAGCGGGTTATGACAGAGTTTAACTACCGTTTTAGTAGCCGAGACAAAGCGGTGGTATTTGCTGGGATCCGCCTTTCTCAAGGCCAAGAGGAGCTCGATGAGATCGTCGCTCGACTTGAGAGTGATGGCTTTGAGGTACAAGACCTCTCCCATGATGAAACAGCCAAACTGCATGTGCGCTACATGGTGGGCGGACACCCACCAGAAGCGTTAGAGGAGCGTCTGTTTAGCTTCGAGTTTCCTGAGCACCCCGGCGCCCTGTTTAAGTTTTTGACTACCCTGCAAAGCAAGTGGAATATTAGTCTGTTCCACTATCGAAATCATGGCGCAGCCTATGGCCGAGTGCTCGCGGGCTTTGAAGTACCAGAGTCTGACAGTTTAGCGTTCCAACAGTTTCTAACTGAGCTCGGGTTTGTTTATCAGGAGGAGACCCAGAGTCCCGCCTATAAACTCTTCCTCGATAACAGGGATTAG
- the ilvG gene encoding acetolactate synthase 2 catalytic subunit, translated as MRGADAVIKVLTAHGVTNIFGYPGGAIMPIYDALYGAPVEHLLSRHEQGAAFAALGYARASGKTGVCFATSGPGATNLVTSLADALLDSVPVVAITGQVSTAVIGTDAFQEIDVLGMSLSCTKHSFMVTEMDELVPTLYKAFEIAASGRPGPVLVDIPKDIQIGMLEYKTPLQDRVEEPELDTAKLDDAVTLLTQAKKPMLYVGGGVGMASAVEPLRKFIRVTGVPSVATLKGLGSIAHDTPGYLGMLGMHGSKAANIAVQECDLLIVVGARFDDRVTGRLATFAEHAKVIHLDIDAAELGKLRLPEVAIDGDLRQILPALATPLDITPWQEEIASLKVEHQWNYDRPGELIFAPAMLNRLADKLPDDSVVCCDVGQHQMWVAQHMWFRKPEDHLSSAGLGTMGFGLPAAIGAKVSRPDATVVAVSGDGSFMMNVQELTTIKRRKLAVKILLIDNQKLGMVKQWQQLFFEERYSETDLSDNPDFVTMASAFDIPGRTITTSDEVEAALEHLVNCDGPYLLHVRIDDAHNVWPLVPPGACNRDMMEEMDKST; from the coding sequence ATGCGCGGTGCCGATGCCGTGATCAAAGTATTAACCGCTCATGGTGTGACCAATATCTTCGGTTACCCAGGCGGGGCAATTATGCCGATCTATGATGCACTCTATGGTGCCCCCGTTGAACATCTGCTCAGCCGCCATGAGCAAGGCGCCGCTTTTGCAGCTCTAGGCTATGCCAGAGCCAGTGGTAAAACGGGAGTTTGCTTTGCCACTTCAGGCCCTGGAGCCACCAATTTAGTTACCTCTCTAGCCGATGCACTACTCGATTCCGTCCCCGTTGTTGCTATCACAGGCCAAGTCTCCACTGCGGTTATCGGCACCGACGCTTTTCAAGAGATCGATGTCTTAGGTATGTCACTGTCTTGTACTAAGCACAGCTTTATGGTCACCGAGATGGACGAGCTAGTACCAACGCTTTACAAGGCGTTTGAGATAGCAGCTTCTGGTCGCCCAGGCCCTGTATTGGTCGATATCCCTAAAGATATCCAGATAGGTATGCTGGAATATAAGACACCGCTTCAAGACCGTGTTGAGGAGCCCGAGCTAGATACCGCTAAGCTAGATGATGCTGTCACCCTGCTGACTCAAGCTAAGAAGCCGATGCTCTATGTCGGTGGTGGTGTCGGCATGGCAAGTGCCGTAGAACCATTGCGAAAATTCATAAGAGTCACAGGTGTCCCCTCCGTTGCAACATTAAAGGGATTAGGCTCCATTGCCCATGACACTCCTGGCTATCTAGGGATGTTGGGAATGCACGGTTCAAAGGCGGCGAATATTGCTGTACAGGAGTGTGATCTCCTGATCGTGGTCGGTGCAAGGTTTGATGACCGAGTGACTGGACGCTTAGCTACCTTTGCAGAGCATGCCAAGGTGATCCATCTTGATATCGATGCTGCAGAGCTGGGAAAACTTCGATTACCTGAGGTGGCCATCGATGGCGATCTGCGCCAGATCCTGCCAGCTCTTGCCACTCCCCTTGATATAACACCATGGCAAGAGGAGATCGCCAGTTTAAAAGTGGAACATCAATGGAACTACGACAGACCTGGTGAGCTTATCTTTGCCCCTGCCATGTTGAATCGTTTGGCAGATAAACTTCCCGATGACAGTGTTGTCTGTTGTGACGTGGGTCAGCACCAGATGTGGGTAGCGCAGCATATGTGGTTTCGCAAACCTGAAGATCATCTGTCGAGCGCTGGTTTAGGCACCATGGGTTTTGGTTTACCTGCGGCCATTGGCGCTAAAGTCTCTCGTCCCGATGCTACTGTTGTCGCTGTGTCTGGTGATGGTTCCTTTATGATGAATGTACAGGAGCTGACCACCATCAAGCGTCGCAAGCTGGCGGTTAAAATCTTGCTTATCGATAATCAAAAGCTTGGCATGGTGAAGCAGTGGCAGCAGCTGTTTTTTGAGGAGAGATACAGCGAGACCGATCTTTCCGATAATCCAGATTTTGTCACTATGGCATCGGCATTCGATATTCCCGGACGAACCATCACCACAAGTGATGAAGTGGAAGCGGCACTGGAGCATTTAGTCAATTGCGATGGACCTTATCTGCTACATGTGCGGATTGATGACGCCCATAACGTCTGGCCACTCGTACCGCCAGGGGCGTGTAACAGAGATATGATGGAAGAGATGGATAAGTCGACATAA
- a CDS encoding branched-chain amino acid transaminase: protein MTAKRAEYIWFNGEIMPWGDAKVHVMSHGLHYGSSVFEGIRVYDTHLGPAGFRLTPHVERLYDSAKIYRMPIPYSFDELMQSCTDIVKKNDLKSAYIRPLAFYGDVGMGITPPKDAVCDVMVAAFPWGAYLGEDSMEAGVDVAVTSWNRLAPNTIPTGAKAGGNYLSSIQISTEAKRNGFDEGIALDVNGLVSEGAGANLFVVKKGKIYTPPATAAILMGLTRDSIMVLARDLGYEVVEEAMSREFLYLADEIFMTGTAAEIVPVRSVDRIEVGEGKRGAITKQIQQSFFGLFDGSTEDKWGWLEVL from the coding sequence ATGACCGCGAAGAGAGCTGAGTATATATGGTTTAATGGTGAGATCATGCCTTGGGGAGATGCCAAGGTGCATGTGATGTCCCACGGTTTGCACTATGGTTCCTCTGTTTTCGAAGGGATCCGTGTCTACGATACTCATCTTGGCCCAGCGGGTTTTCGTCTAACGCCTCACGTTGAGCGCTTATATGACTCAGCCAAAATCTATCGCATGCCTATTCCTTACAGTTTCGATGAACTGATGCAGTCATGCACAGACATCGTAAAGAAGAACGATTTAAAAAGTGCTTATATCCGCCCGCTGGCGTTTTATGGTGATGTGGGAATGGGGATCACGCCGCCAAAAGATGCTGTGTGCGATGTGATGGTGGCTGCTTTCCCATGGGGAGCCTACTTAGGGGAGGACAGCATGGAAGCGGGCGTCGATGTTGCCGTTACTTCGTGGAACCGTTTAGCGCCCAATACCATTCCAACTGGCGCTAAAGCGGGTGGTAACTACCTCTCCTCAATTCAGATCTCCACCGAAGCTAAGCGTAATGGTTTCGATGAGGGGATCGCACTCGATGTTAATGGTCTCGTCAGTGAAGGCGCTGGTGCGAACTTATTTGTTGTAAAGAAAGGGAAAATTTACACACCACCTGCCACAGCTGCTATTTTAATGGGCCTGACTCGAGACTCAATTATGGTGCTTGCCCGTGACTTAGGTTATGAAGTGGTGGAAGAGGCGATGTCCCGTGAGTTTCTCTATCTTGCTGATGAGATATTTATGACAGGCACCGCCGCTGAAATCGTCCCTGTGCGCAGTGTCGATCGCATCGAAGTCGGTGAAGGTAAGCGAGGCGCCATTACCAAGCAGATCCAGCAGAGCTTCTTCGGCCTATTTGATGGCTCTACCGAAGATAAATGGGGCTGGTTGGAAGTACTATAA
- a CDS encoding pyridoxal-phosphate-dependent aminotransferase family protein, with protein sequence MLVAPKIDAFNPPRRTLMGPGPSDVYPEVLAAQARPTIGHLDPLFVAMMDELKSLIQYAFQTKNEMTLAVSAPGSAGMETCFVNLVEAGEKVIVCRNGVFGERMRQNVERVGATAVMVDNEWGEPVSVSDVEATLKANPDAKFLAFVHAETSTGALSDAKSLCALAKQHGCLSIVDAVTSVGGVELRVDEWGIDAIYAGSQKCLSCVPGLSPVSFSPAAVEKIKARKTPVQSWFLDQTLVMGYWSGNAAAGGKRSYHHTAPVNALYALHESLRLLANEGLESAWQRHADMHQVLRQGLEGLGLKFVVDETSRLPQLNAVYIPEGVDDAAVRNQLLQNYNLEIGAGLGALAGKAWRIGLMGFGARRENVALCLKALEDVLK encoded by the coding sequence ATGTTAGTAGCACCGAAAATCGACGCATTTAATCCCCCACGTAGAACCTTGATGGGCCCTGGTCCTTCAGATGTGTATCCAGAGGTGCTTGCTGCCCAAGCGCGGCCTACCATAGGTCATCTGGATCCACTGTTTGTTGCAATGATGGATGAGCTTAAATCCCTAATTCAATATGCCTTTCAGACTAAAAATGAGATGACCTTAGCCGTCTCTGCCCCAGGCTCTGCGGGCATGGAAACTTGCTTTGTTAACTTAGTTGAAGCGGGCGAAAAAGTGATTGTCTGCCGTAATGGTGTATTTGGCGAGCGTATGCGTCAGAACGTTGAGCGCGTCGGTGCGACAGCTGTGATGGTCGATAATGAGTGGGGCGAGCCTGTATCGGTAAGCGATGTTGAAGCTACACTCAAGGCTAATCCAGATGCCAAGTTCCTCGCCTTTGTCCATGCAGAGACCTCAACGGGAGCGCTTTCAGATGCAAAGAGTTTATGTGCACTTGCCAAACAACATGGTTGTTTGTCGATTGTTGATGCAGTGACATCAGTCGGCGGCGTCGAGTTGCGAGTCGATGAATGGGGAATTGATGCCATCTACGCGGGTAGTCAGAAATGTCTTTCCTGTGTACCTGGCTTATCGCCCGTATCGTTTTCACCTGCTGCGGTTGAGAAGATTAAAGCACGTAAAACTCCAGTTCAGAGTTGGTTTCTGGACCAAACCTTAGTGATGGGATATTGGAGCGGCAATGCGGCAGCTGGTGGTAAGCGTAGCTACCATCATACGGCTCCTGTAAACGCACTTTACGCACTCCATGAATCTCTGCGTCTACTGGCCAATGAAGGGTTAGAGTCGGCATGGCAGCGCCACGCCGATATGCATCAAGTACTGCGCCAAGGTCTAGAGGGGCTAGGGCTCAAGTTTGTGGTTGATGAGACTTCACGCCTGCCACAGCTTAATGCGGTATATATTCCTGAAGGCGTCGATGACGCCGCAGTACGTAATCAACTGCTGCAAAACTATAACCTTGAGATAGGCGCAGGCCTCGGTGCCCTTGCTGGCAAAGCTTGGCGTATCGGCCTGATGGGCTTCGGTGCCCGCCGCGAAAATGTCGCATTGTGCCTTAAAGCATTGGAAGATGTGTTGAAGTAA
- the ilvY gene encoding HTH-type transcriptional activator IlvY, producing the protein MDIKTIKLYLHLSESLHFSRTAQAMHVSPSTLSRAMQRLEDEVGAKLFQRDNRSVSLTSAGVEYRHFAEQTLDHWSKLKTKIDPKQDLLRGRLNLYCSVTAAYSHLPGLLDSFRREHPLVEIALTTGDAANAVNEVKNNRADVAIAALPDPFPDSLHFVKIDDVPLVIIAPTYRCQVQELLSESYIPWDRLPFIVPEHGPGRRRVDNWFKQLGLSPNIYAQVSGQEAIASMVALGCGVSITPDVVINNSPVRDRIQIIPSPIEIPPFELGCCCKTKSQKDPIISAFLKVL; encoded by the coding sequence GTGGATATAAAAACCATAAAGCTCTATCTGCACCTTTCTGAAAGCCTGCACTTCTCACGCACGGCTCAGGCGATGCATGTCAGTCCTTCGACACTCAGTCGCGCCATGCAGAGGCTGGAAGATGAGGTGGGTGCCAAACTATTTCAGCGAGATAATCGCAGTGTTTCCCTTACCAGTGCAGGCGTTGAGTACCGTCACTTTGCCGAGCAGACACTCGATCACTGGAGTAAGCTCAAAACAAAGATTGATCCTAAGCAGGACCTACTTAGGGGCAGGCTTAACCTCTACTGCTCTGTAACTGCTGCCTATAGTCACCTACCGGGCTTGCTAGACAGTTTCAGACGCGAACATCCCTTAGTGGAGATAGCCCTAACCACAGGTGATGCGGCGAATGCCGTGAATGAAGTGAAAAATAATCGCGCCGATGTTGCCATCGCAGCCCTGCCAGACCCTTTTCCAGATAGCTTACACTTCGTCAAGATAGACGATGTTCCTCTCGTCATTATCGCCCCCACCTACCGGTGTCAGGTTCAGGAACTACTTAGCGAATCTTATATTCCCTGGGATCGACTTCCCTTTATTGTGCCAGAACATGGGCCGGGTAGACGCAGGGTCGATAATTGGTTTAAGCAATTGGGCCTTAGCCCAAACATCTATGCTCAGGTTTCGGGCCAGGAGGCGATCGCCTCTATGGTCGCACTAGGGTGTGGCGTCAGCATCACGCCTGATGTCGTGATCAATAACAGCCCAGTTCGAGATCGCATACAGATCATCCCCTCACCCATAGAGATCCCCCCCTTTGAACTTGGTTGCTGCTGTAAAACCAAGAGTCAGAAAGATCCAATCATCTCGGCTTTTTTGAAAGTTTTATAG
- the ilvM gene encoding acetolactate synthase 2 small subunit, translating into MKHTVNLTLEQRPEVLERVLRVVRHRGFKVTKMNMSLESEKVADLDMTVESERAIELLTKQLDKLVDVLSCNASEHRVPERLVS; encoded by the coding sequence ATGAAACATACCGTAAATTTAACCTTAGAACAGCGTCCAGAGGTGTTAGAGCGGGTGTTGAGAGTTGTCCGCCATCGTGGGTTTAAAGTCACCAAGATGAACATGAGTCTTGAGAGCGAAAAAGTCGCAGATTTAGATATGACAGTTGAGAGTGAGCGTGCCATTGAGCTGCTTACCAAGCAGTTGGATAAGCTTGTCGATGTACTTAGCTGCAATGCAAGCGAACATCGAGTGCCTGAAAGGCTCGTTAGTTAG
- the ilvC gene encoding ketol-acid reductoisomerase has product MANYFNSLNLRQQLEQLAQCRFMDRSEFSEGCDFIKGWNIVILGCGAQGLNQGLNMRDSGLNIAYALRAEAIEEKRASYQKATGNGFRVGTIEELIPEADLVLNLTPDKQHTDAVTRVMPLMKQGSTLSYSHGFNIVEEGMQVREDITVIMVAPKCPGTEVREEYKRGFGVPTLIAVHPENDPKGQGFDIAKAYASATGGDRAGVLHSSFIAEVKSDLMGEQTILCGMLQTGAILGYEKMVADGVEPGYAAKLIQQGWETTTEALKHGGITNMMDRLSNPAKIKAFEMAEELKGILAPLFEKHMDDIIGGEFSKTMMADWANDDANLLKWRKETGETAFENAPQSDESIDEQTYFDKGIFLVAMIKAGVELAFDTMVSAGIIEESAYYESLHETPLIANTIARKRLYEMNVVISDTAEYGCYLFNHAAVPMLREYVQNMSPEFLGRGLSDGSNGVDNQRLIEVNAAIRGTGVEKIGAELRGYMTAMQRIVEEK; this is encoded by the coding sequence ATGGCTAACTATTTTAACTCTCTGAATTTGCGTCAACAACTGGAACAACTGGCTCAGTGCCGCTTTATGGATCGCAGTGAATTTAGTGAAGGTTGTGACTTCATTAAGGGTTGGAACATTGTCATCTTAGGTTGTGGTGCACAGGGCTTGAATCAAGGTCTTAATATGCGAGATTCGGGTCTGAATATCGCCTATGCACTGCGCGCTGAAGCGATTGAAGAGAAGCGTGCTTCATACCAAAAAGCCACTGGTAATGGTTTCCGTGTTGGTACTATTGAAGAGTTGATCCCTGAAGCCGATCTTGTTCTTAACTTAACACCCGATAAGCAACACACAGATGCCGTCACCCGCGTTATGCCGTTGATGAAACAAGGCTCGACACTTTCATACTCTCACGGTTTCAATATCGTAGAGGAGGGGATGCAAGTTCGTGAAGATATTACAGTCATTATGGTTGCACCTAAGTGTCCTGGTACTGAGGTTCGTGAAGAGTATAAGCGTGGATTTGGTGTACCAACCTTGATTGCCGTTCACCCTGAAAATGATCCTAAAGGGCAAGGTTTCGATATCGCTAAGGCCTATGCAAGCGCCACTGGTGGTGACCGTGCAGGTGTGCTTCATTCATCATTTATTGCTGAAGTGAAGTCAGACTTAATGGGTGAGCAAACCATTCTATGTGGCATGCTACAAACTGGTGCCATCCTTGGTTATGAGAAGATGGTTGCTGACGGTGTAGAGCCAGGTTATGCGGCTAAATTGATTCAACAAGGTTGGGAGACAACCACAGAAGCGCTAAAACATGGTGGTATCACCAACATGATGGATCGCCTCTCTAATCCAGCAAAAATCAAAGCGTTCGAGATGGCCGAAGAGCTTAAAGGTATCCTTGCTCCACTATTTGAAAAGCACATGGATGACATCATAGGTGGTGAGTTCTCTAAAACCATGATGGCTGATTGGGCAAATGATGATGCTAACTTGCTTAAGTGGCGTAAAGAGACAGGTGAAACTGCCTTTGAGAATGCACCTCAAAGTGATGAAAGTATCGATGAGCAGACCTATTTTGATAAAGGCATCTTCCTTGTCGCTATGATTAAAGCCGGTGTTGAGCTTGCGTTCGATACTATGGTGTCTGCGGGCATTATCGAAGAGTCGGCTTACTATGAGTCGCTACATGAAACCCCACTTATCGCTAACACGATTGCACGTAAGCGCCTTTATGAGATGAATGTTGTTATCTCTGACACGGCTGAATATGGCTGTTATCTGTTTAACCATGCTGCCGTGCCTATGCTGCGTGAGTATGTGCAAAACATGTCTCCTGAGTTCCTTGGACGCGGATTAAGTGACGGCAGTAATGGCGTCGATAATCAGCGTTTGATTGAGGTTAACGCAGCGATTCGTGGAACTGGCGTTGAGAAAATAGGTGCAGAACTTCGCGGTTACATGACAGCGATGCAGCGCATCGTCGAAGAGAAGTAG